One window of the Colletotrichum destructivum chromosome 4, complete sequence genome contains the following:
- a CDS encoding Putative survival motor neuron protein oligomerization: MADNDMEMTHAEMWDDSALIDSWNEALDEYKASGPLPSHGRRWFPSTLDAQLQAVDQPEIVPGTEGASKTEVAGNSTEVKQPLDPSGNPGRSEKLGSVLMHLVQNDSSDVPIAKAVSGHGGNGLGPATMGPQSLLGTVQDEGLKKLLMSWYYAGYYTGLYEGQQQQQQAK, translated from the exons ATGGCTGACAACGACATGGAAATGACGCATGCTGAAATGTGGGATGACTCCGCCCTCATAGACTCGTGGAACGAGGCCCTGGACGAGTACAAGGCAAGTGGTCCCTTGCCGTCTCATGGGAGACGATGGTTCCCCTC GACCCTCGACGCGCAACTGCAGGCGGTCGATCAGCCAGAGATCGTGCCCGGTACTGAAGGAGCCAGCAAAACGGAGGTGGCTGGCAACAGCACGGAAGTAAAACAACCCCTCGACCCCAGTGGAAATCCAGGCAGATCAGAAAAGCTTGGCTCTGTCCTCATGCATCTG GTCCAGAATGACTCCAGCGACGTGCCTATCGCAAAGGCAGTCTCGGGtcacggcggcaacggcctaGGTCCTGCGACAATGGGCCCACAAAGCCTCCTAGGTACAG TACAAGACGAAGGGCTGAAAAAACTGCTGATGTCTTGGTACTACGCCGGATACTATACCGGACTTTACGAaggtcagcagcagcagcagcaagcaaaGTAA